A single Inediibacterium massiliense DNA region contains:
- a CDS encoding sensor histidine kinase has translation MISNISHDIRTPLTSILGYLEALNKDKNLSDEERQYFLSIAYDKSEKLYKLLEEFFEISKLESEDILIKVEKINLTNTVQEVLVGFYWEFINESIEPVIDIPEKDFFVWGDSKLIDRILSNLLLNALRYGKKGKIIGIKIREENAMIWVDVWNGGVGIPEKDIPYIFDRLYTVEPSRNKRVYGSGLGLAIVKELVESLKGEISVNSIPNEKTTFSFSLPLYK, from the coding sequence ATGATATCAAATATATCACATGATATAAGAACTCCTTTAACTTCAATTCTAGGATATTTAGAAGCTTTAAATAAAGATAAAAATTTAAGTGATGAAGAACGACAATATTTCTTGAGTATAGCGTATGACAAGTCGGAAAAACTATATAAATTACTTGAAGAATTTTTTGAGATATCTAAATTAGAATCAGAAGATATATTGATTAAAGTAGAAAAAATTAACTTAACTAATACAGTTCAAGAAGTATTGGTAGGATTCTATTGGGAATTTATAAATGAAAGTATTGAACCTGTTATAGATATACCAGAAAAAGATTTTTTTGTGTGGGGGGATAGTAAATTAATTGATAGGATATTATCGAATCTATTACTCAATGCTCTCAGATATGGAAAAAAAGGAAAAATAATTGGAATAAAAATAAGAGAGGAAAATGCTATGATATGGGTAGATGTATGGAATGGAGGGGTTGGCATCCCAGAGAAAGATATTCCGTACATATTTGATAGATTATATACTGTAGAACCTTCAAGAAATAAAAGAGTATATGGAAGTGGACTAGGCCTTGCAATAGTTAAAGAACTTGTAGAGAGCTTAAAAGGAGAAATTTCAGTTAATAGCATACCAAATGAAAAAACTACCTTTTCATTTTCATTGCCTTTATATAAATAG
- a CDS encoding response regulator transcription factor, with protein MLNNANLLIVEDDKEINYLITNYLRKEGYNVDCSFDGIEAINKFENNTYQLVILDLMLPLLNGGEVLLKIREKATIPVIILSAKDEQTDKIFGLELGADDYITKPFEIGEVIARVKAQLRRYLYFDNKIKQKEILEHGKLKLNLNTYEVEVGEKNISLTAKEFEILKLLMTYPNKVFTKCQLLSIVWGEEYIADQNTVMVHISRLRNKIEDSSSSPEYIKTVWGIGYKLGEV; from the coding sequence ATGTTGAATAATGCAAATCTTTTAATAGTTGAGGATGACAAAGAAATTAACTATCTAATTACAAATTATTTGAGAAAAGAAGGATATAATGTTGACTGTAGTTTTGATGGTATAGAGGCCATAAATAAATTTGAGAATAACACATATCAATTAGTCATATTAGATTTAATGTTACCACTTCTTAATGGAGGTGAGGTTCTTTTAAAGATTAGAGAGAAAGCAACAATACCAGTTATTATTTTATCTGCAAAAGATGAGCAAACAGATAAAATATTTGGACTTGAATTAGGAGCAGATGATTATATTACAAAACCTTTTGAGATAGGAGAGGTTATTGCAAGAGTTAAAGCTCAATTAAGAAGATACCTATATTTTGACAATAAAATTAAACAAAAAGAAATATTAGAACATGGAAAACTCAAGTTGAACTTAAATACTTATGAGGTTGAAGTGGGAGAAAAAAATATATCTCTCACTGCAAAAGAATTTGAAATACTGAAGCTTTTAATGACTTATCCTAATAAGGTATTTACCAAATGTCAACTTTTAAGCATTGTTTGGGGGGAAGAATATATTGCTGATCAAAATACAGTAATGGTACATATAAGTCGTCTTAGAAACAAAATTGAAGATAGCTCATCTAGCCCTGAATATATAAAAACGGTTTGGGGGATAGGCTATAAGTTAGGTGAGGTATAA
- the nhaC gene encoding Na+/H+ antiporter NhaC: MSEKNKTVRLPNKVEALIPIVFLLTVMITNYALGWGLDPHIPVTLACAVAMVIGKLCGYNYKEMLAAGLEAVNQSLEAIIIILLVGCLIGSFTACGTIPAVVYYGLKLFTPSIFLPFVTILCAVVGIALGSAWTVTATLGIAFMAIGTTMGLNPALIAGAILSGACCGDKFSPLSDSTNLAAGSAQTGLFDHVAAMVTTTFPSLVIATCIFAFFSLSEVQNYDPTLANELSAAIIDHYTYMSPILLIPILLIIVVAVIKMPAIPSVVLLSLIGCVFALIFQGAGISDCIKMLHYGYAAESENALFTKLVNRGGMDSMLWTNNLVIVAVAFGGILQKIGSVESLLGGLIKKVKTPFQLVLVTLTTSMFCITTMCDQYLGLIIPSSMYKNNFDEMGLGRNMLSRTLEDGGTLWSPLIPWSSCGAYHSAVLGVPTLSYLPFCFMNIINPIYAIATVSWGGNILYADGSRTNMFGKLKKGHGPAGAPEEAHEKAMKALAERRNAGLCKSL, encoded by the coding sequence ATGAGTGAAAAAAACAAAACAGTCAGATTGCCTAACAAAGTGGAAGCTCTTATTCCAATTGTTTTTCTTCTGACAGTAATGATCACAAACTATGCACTTGGCTGGGGACTGGATCCTCATATTCCTGTAACTCTTGCATGTGCAGTTGCCATGGTTATTGGAAAACTGTGCGGCTACAACTACAAGGAAATGCTTGCTGCAGGTCTTGAAGCTGTTAATCAGTCCCTTGAAGCAATCATTATCATTCTTCTTGTGGGATGCCTGATTGGTTCATTTACTGCATGTGGAACTATCCCAGCGGTAGTCTATTATGGGCTGAAGCTATTTACACCGTCTATATTCCTTCCATTTGTAACAATTCTTTGTGCAGTTGTAGGTATTGCACTTGGATCAGCATGGACAGTAACAGCAACTCTTGGTATTGCATTTATGGCTATAGGTACAACAATGGGACTAAATCCAGCACTTATTGCAGGTGCTATTCTTTCAGGCGCATGTTGTGGCGATAAATTCTCACCACTTTCAGACTCAACAAATCTGGCTGCTGGTTCTGCACAGACTGGACTTTTTGATCATGTAGCAGCTATGGTAACTACAACTTTCCCAAGTTTAGTTATTGCAACATGTATATTTGCATTTTTCTCACTTTCAGAGGTTCAGAACTATGACCCTACTCTTGCAAATGAGTTATCAGCTGCAATCATTGACCACTATACATATATGAGTCCAATTCTTCTTATTCCTATTTTACTGATTATAGTAGTAGCAGTAATAAAGATGCCAGCTATTCCTTCAGTTGTACTTCTTTCCTTGATTGGATGTGTATTTGCTTTAATTTTCCAGGGTGCTGGAATCTCTGACTGCATCAAAATGTTACACTATGGATATGCAGCTGAATCAGAAAACGCATTGTTTACAAAGCTTGTAAACAGAGGTGGTATGGATAGTATGCTTTGGACTAACAATCTTGTAATAGTTGCGGTTGCTTTTGGTGGTATACTTCAGAAGATTGGTTCAGTAGAATCACTTCTTGGTGGACTTATCAAGAAGGTTAAGACTCCATTCCAGTTAGTTCTTGTTACCCTTACGACTTCAATGTTCTGTATCACAACTATGTGCGACCAGTACTTAGGATTAATCATTCCTTCATCAATGTATAAGAATAACTTTGACGAAATGGGTCTTGGTAGGAACATGCTGTCAAGAACACTTGAAGACGGTGGTACTTTATGGTCACCACTTATCCCTTGGTCATCTTGCGGTGCATACCATTCAGCAGTGCTTGGAGTTCCAACACTGTCATACTTGCCATTTTGCTTCATGAATATCATCAATCCTATTTATGCTATTGCTACTGTAAGCTGGGGTGGAAATATTTTATATGCTGATGGATCAAGAACTAATATGTTTGGTAAGCTAAAAAAAGGTCATGGACCTGCTGGTGCACCTGAAGAAGCACATGAAAAGGCTATGAAAGCGCTTGCAGAAAGAAGAAATGCTGGATTATGTAAGAGCCTATAG
- a CDS encoding response regulator, whose amino-acid sequence MDDEIIAAEYLAALICEADEKAEVVTANNPLQSLELAKQQQFHVCFIDIQMPGLNGIEFANELKKLYPKTNFIFVTGYSDHMGEAFRLDASDYIMKPANVEQIRHALENLRYSSQENPVGEEERRIQITCFGNFEIRIDGKPAKFKFDKTKELLAYLVHRKGARCTSKEVIATLWEEDGHDSYYRMLKKDLQDVLNQLGCGKIIYSERGQIGLSNLECIQCDYFKWVENSVEGRRLYHGEYMAQYSWAEEVNAFIEREKYQK is encoded by the coding sequence TTGGACGATGAGATAATTGCAGCAGAGTATCTTGCAGCATTAATATGTGAAGCTGATGAAAAAGCAGAAGTTGTAACGGCAAATAATCCTCTTCAGTCACTGGAGCTTGCCAAGCAGCAGCAGTTTCATGTGTGCTTTATTGATATACAAATGCCGGGATTAAATGGCATAGAGTTTGCCAACGAGCTTAAGAAATTGTACCCTAAGACTAACTTCATATTTGTGACTGGTTATTCGGATCATATGGGAGAGGCATTTAGACTGGATGCCAGTGACTATATCATGAAGCCAGCAAATGTGGAGCAGATACGTCATGCACTTGAAAATCTTAGATATTCATCTCAGGAGAATCCAGTAGGGGAAGAGGAACGGAGGATACAGATAACCTGCTTTGGAAATTTTGAGATACGTATAGATGGAAAACCTGCAAAATTTAAATTTGATAAGACAAAGGAGCTTCTGGCATATCTTGTTCACAGAAAGGGCGCAAGATGTACTTCAAAGGAAGTAATTGCAACTTTATGGGAGGAAGATGGTCATGATTCGTACTACAGGATGCTCAAAAAAGACTTGCAGGATGTGTTGAACCAGCTTGGATGTGGAAAAATAATATATAGTGAAAGAGGCCAGATTGGACTGTCAAACTTAGAATGTATCCAGTGTGACTACTTTAAATGGGTAGAAAACAGTGTAGAGGGCAGAAGGCTTTATCATGGCGAATATATGGCTCAATATTCTTGGGCTGAAGAGGTTAATGCTTTCATCGAAAGGGAAAAATATCAAAAATAA
- a CDS encoding sensor histidine kinase, which produces MKETYLQNYLVENYILIAIVVGIYFVVSMKSAVDISIKKRMVINMTLLLILSIAEFYMNYLKEQAMVGLPLIITGITYYSLKPLVMATVINMVEPKNKLIYVPAIVNFLFYCRAFFKNNVFYFGSDGSLELGLVGYTFIVTDWVYWVIFLLILNMEFYRKTDVNSLGAFFCIAWLMTANIMESIGVRAGILNETYAVAFLFYYLVIHVYISQQVNEEKEMKLREQRVSLMLSQIQPHFLYNTLNTITALCRANPKLAEETTIKFSRYLRENMYSMGENDTHPFSQELEHTNIYLDIEKLRFGDRVKVEYDIKSDDFNMPILTLQPIVENAVKHGICKKLEGGTIKISTEKQGRDHIITIADNGIGFEIDKALNDGKPHVGIHNVNERLKSMVKAEMEITSFIGIGTTVKIIIPGERKNVRLESGERREILSIGR; this is translated from the coding sequence GTGAAAGAGACATATTTGCAAAATTATCTTGTTGAAAACTATATACTTATTGCAATAGTAGTGGGTATATATTTTGTTGTTTCCATGAAATCGGCAGTAGATATATCTATAAAAAAACGAATGGTTATAAATATGACACTGCTTTTGATTCTGTCTATAGCGGAGTTCTATATGAATTATCTTAAGGAGCAAGCTATGGTGGGATTGCCCCTCATCATAACAGGTATAACCTATTACTCTCTAAAACCTTTGGTTATGGCTACAGTCATAAATATGGTGGAACCAAAAAATAAATTAATCTATGTTCCCGCCATAGTGAATTTCCTTTTTTACTGCCGTGCATTTTTTAAAAATAATGTATTTTATTTTGGGTCCGATGGAAGCCTTGAACTTGGACTTGTGGGATATACCTTTATTGTTACGGACTGGGTATATTGGGTTATATTCCTTCTTATATTGAATATGGAATTTTATAGAAAAACAGATGTAAATTCTCTTGGAGCTTTCTTCTGTATAGCCTGGCTGATGACTGCCAATATTATGGAATCAATAGGGGTACGAGCAGGAATATTGAACGAAACTTATGCTGTAGCATTTTTGTTTTATTACCTTGTAATACATGTATATATATCACAGCAGGTAAATGAGGAAAAGGAAATGAAGCTGAGGGAGCAAAGAGTATCATTGATGCTTTCACAGATACAGCCTCACTTCTTATACAATACATTAAATACTATCACTGCACTTTGCCGAGCAAATCCGAAGCTTGCAGAGGAAACTACTATAAAATTTTCCAGATATCTTAGGGAAAATATGTATAGTATGGGCGAAAATGACACACATCCTTTTTCTCAGGAGCTGGAGCATACAAATATTTATCTTGATATAGAAAAACTGAGATTTGGGGATAGGGTAAAGGTAGAATATGATATAAAATCAGATGATTTTAATATGCCAATCCTGACGTTGCAGCCAATTGTGGAAAATGCAGTTAAGCACGGAATATGCAAAAAGCTTGAGGGAGGAACAATAAAGATTTCTACAGAAAAGCAGGGGAGAGATCACATTATAACAATTGCAGATAATGGAATAGGCTTTGAAATAGACAAGGCATTAAATGATGGAAAACCTCATGTTGGCATACATAATGTAAATGAACGACTCAAAAGTATGGTTAAGGCAGAAATGGAAATTACAAGTTTTATAGGAATTGGAACAACTGTAAAAATTATTATTCCGGGAGAAAGAAAAAATGTAAGACTGGAGAGTGGTGAACGACGTGAAATACTTAGTATTGGACGATGA